In a single window of the Cucumis melo cultivar AY chromosome 11, USDA_Cmelo_AY_1.0, whole genome shotgun sequence genome:
- the LOC103496255 gene encoding uncharacterized protein LOC103496255, protein MEYKRQQQGATRASDFEGVARNSRRPTRFVSNEDDDVYDLSSDSGNDAVGSSRSSSSPQSLAAKAIKASSAHRDSSLSSAYAARSASRVSKPTFSSSSPSPSSVQDSKAYEYTSMKSLNESKHGFWGALARKAKAILDDDNGVQQPEAPGRMREQGFGTGTGAGAGAGAGSATRAKYHNRSQSDESQPKTENSSFQKGLGALASSLNYIGNAFEEKLTAVENKTADIIQETRKHIKKKSGGSVAQYQTPNSGTTMESQTQPPTQTQMQTGLELQLKASRDVAMAMAAKAKLLLRELKTVKADFAFAKERCAQLEEENKILRENRERGNNLEDDDLIRLQLETLLAEKARLAHENSVYARENRFLREIVEYHQLTMQDVIYLDEGTEEVTEVYPIKHPAAASNLNAISSLPPQPLSSSSSNRPGVGLDMSSQMTQIIPTCPLPPSDLR, encoded by the exons ATGGAATACAAGAGGCAGCAGCAAGGGGCGACAAGAGCTTCAGATTTTGAAGGAGTAGCTCGGAATTCTCGGCGTCCTACTCGTTTTGTTTCtaatgaagatgatgatgtttATGATCTTAGTAGCGACAGTGGCAATGATGCTGTTGGTAGTTCGCGGTCATCATCTTCCCCACAATCTCTTGCTGCTAAAGCCATAAAAGCCTCATCGGCTCATAGGGATTCTTCACTCTCATCTGCTTATGCTGCACGCTCTGCTTCCCGGGTCTCGAAACCCactttttcttcatcttctccttcCCCCTCATCCGTTCAG GATTCCAAGGCATATGAATATACATCAATGAAAAGTTTGAATGAATCTAAACATGGATTCTGGGGTGCTTTGGCCAGAAAGGCCAAAGCAATTCTTGATGATGATAATGGCGTCCAACAACCTGAAGCACCTGGAAGGATGAGGGAGCAAGGATTTGGTACAGGTACTGGTGCAGGTGCAGGTGCAGGTGCAGGTTCAGCTACAAGGGCCAAG TATCATAACAGAAGTCAATCAGATGAAAGCCAACCAAAAACAGAAAATTCTTCTTTCCAGAAGGGTTTGGGCGCCTTAGCATCTTCCCTTAACTATATTGGCAATGCTTTTGAG GAAAAGCTTACGGCTGTTGAAAATAAAACGGCTGATATCATTCAAGAAACTCGCAAGCATATTAAGAAAAAGTCTGGTGGTTCAGTGGCACAATATCAGACACCAAATTCTGGGACTACCATGGAATCTCAGACGCAGCCTCCAACACAAACCCAAATGCAAACTGGCCTTGAACTTCAGCTGAAGGCATCTCGCGAC GTTGCAATGGCAATGGCTGCCAAAGCAAAGCTGCTTCTTAGGGAGTTGAAGACTGTCAAAGCAGATTTTGCTTTTGCAAAGGAACGATGTGCTCAGctggaagaagaaaataaaattcttCGGGAGAATCGTGAGAGGGGAAACAACCTAGAAGATGATGATTTG ATACGACTTCAACTTGAAACACTTCTAGCAGAAAAGGCTCGTTTGGCGCATGAAAATTCAGTCTATGCACGCGAGAATCGATTTCTAAGGGAGATTGTTGAATACCACCAGCTAACCATGCAAGATGTTATATACCTTGATGAGGGCACTGAAGAAGTTACTGAAGTGTACCCCATTAAGCATCCTGCAGCAGCTTCGAATCTCAATGCTATTTCTTCATTACCGCCTCAGCCATTGTCATCATCGTCTTCAAACCGACCTGGAGTAGGACTTGACATGAGTTCACAAATGACTCAGATTATTCCTACTTGCCCTCTGCCCCCATCAGATCTGAGGTGA